Proteins from one Cellulosilyticum lentocellum DSM 5427 genomic window:
- the gap gene encoding type I glyceraldehyde-3-phosphate dehydrogenase, which translates to MAVKVAINGFGRIGRLAFRQMFGAEGYEIVAINDLTNPAMLAHLLKYDSSQGRYNGTVEATEDSIIVNGKEIKIYAKADAKELPWGELDVDVVLECTGFYVTKAKSQAHIDAGAKKVVISAPAGNDLPTVVFGVNENILTKEDTIISAASCTTNCLAPMANALNNLAPIKSGIMSTIHAYTGDQMVLDGPHRKGDFRRARAAAVNIVPNSTGAAKAIGLVIPSLNGKLIGSAQRVPVPTGSTTILTAIVEGKVTKEEINAAMKAASDASFGYTEEELVSSDIVGINFGSLFDATQTMVINLDNGTSQVQVVSWYDNENSYTSQMVRTIKYFAELA; encoded by the coding sequence ATGGCAGTAAAAGTAGCGATTAATGGATTTGGACGTATTGGACGTCTTGCTTTCAGACAAATGTTCGGAGCAGAAGGTTATGAAATCGTAGCAATCAACGATTTAACTAACCCAGCAATGTTAGCACACTTATTAAAATATGATTCTTCTCAAGGTAGATACAACGGAACAGTTGAAGCTACAGAAGATTCAATCATTGTTAATGGTAAAGAAATCAAAATCTACGCTAAAGCTGATGCTAAAGAACTTCCATGGGGAGAATTAGACGTAGACGTAGTACTTGAATGTACAGGTTTCTATGTAACAAAAGCTAAATCACAAGCTCACATTGATGCAGGTGCTAAAAAAGTTGTTATCTCAGCTCCAGCTGGTAATGACCTTCCAACAGTTGTATTCGGTGTTAACGAAAATATCTTAACAAAAGAAGATACAATCATTTCTGCAGCTTCTTGTACAACTAACTGTTTAGCTCCAATGGCTAATGCACTTAATAACTTAGCACCAATTAAATCTGGTATTATGTCAACAATCCACGCTTACACAGGTGACCAAATGGTTCTTGACGGTCCACATAGAAAAGGTGATTTCAGAAGAGCTCGTGCAGCTGCTGTAAACATCGTTCCAAACTCAACAGGTGCTGCTAAAGCTATCGGTTTAGTTATTCCATCATTAAACGGAAAATTAATCGGTTCTGCTCAACGTGTACCAGTTCCAACAGGTTCAACAACTATCCTTACAGCAATCGTTGAAGGTAAAGTAACTAAAGAAGAAATCAATGCAGCTATGAAAGCAGCTTCTGATGCATCTTTCGGTTACACTGAAGAAGAATTAGTATCATCTGATATCGTTGGTATCAACTTCGGATCATTATTCGATGCTACACAAACAATGGTAATTAACCTTGACAATGGTACTTCTCAAGTACAAGTTGTTTCTTGGTATGACAATGAAAATTCATACACAAGCCAAATGGTTAGAACAATCAAATACTTCGCTGAACTTGCTTAA
- a CDS encoding Na/Pi cotransporter family protein: MNDINWLNVALGFLGGFGLFLFGMEYMGEGLQKAAGSRMKNLLGVLTNNRFLGVLVGAGVTALIQSSSATTVMVVGFVNAGLMSLKQAVGVIMGANIGTTVTAWIVSLGEWTSFLKPSVLAPICIIIGVVMTMFAKKQSAKHIGQIIFGFGALFLGLDMMSNAAKPLSGLEEIKNAFIILGKNPLLGILTGALVTAVIQSSSASVGILQALATAALVPWDSAIYIILGQNIGTCITAILSSIGASKNAKRAATVHFLFNLLGSILFAILALIGFKFVAPELGSVSIEVTHISMVHTIFNVLNTFLLFPFASVLVYLAEHIIPGNDTAEEGELQHLDERILETPTFAVENAVKEVVRMGNIAEQNAKVAVQALFDKDEKKIQEVFDREKIINQLQHGINHYLVKLSNVSLSEHEHTVITGLFHTVSDIERVGDHAENIAELAQSLIEKDLNFSKTAIDELKEITDTAIKCFELSLQAYEFGDKTIAKNALPLEESVDAMEAKLRSRHMKRLASNTCDSLAGIVFLDTVSNVERISDHASNIAQTILDENRSLTTEELNLHPIA, from the coding sequence ATGAATGATATAAACTGGCTTAATGTGGCCCTAGGCTTCTTAGGAGGCTTTGGATTATTTCTCTTCGGTATGGAGTATATGGGAGAAGGTCTACAAAAAGCAGCTGGTAGCAGAATGAAGAATTTGTTAGGAGTTCTTACTAATAATCGCTTTTTAGGTGTATTAGTAGGTGCAGGTGTTACAGCTCTGATACAAAGTTCGTCAGCTACTACGGTTATGGTCGTTGGATTTGTTAACGCAGGTTTAATGTCCCTTAAACAAGCTGTAGGTGTTATTATGGGAGCGAATATAGGAACAACTGTTACGGCATGGATTGTTTCTTTAGGAGAATGGACAAGTTTCTTAAAACCATCTGTTCTAGCCCCAATTTGTATTATTATTGGTGTCGTTATGACAATGTTTGCTAAGAAACAAAGTGCAAAACATATTGGTCAAATTATTTTTGGCTTTGGTGCTTTATTTTTAGGACTTGATATGATGAGTAATGCAGCTAAACCACTAAGTGGATTAGAAGAAATTAAAAATGCCTTTATCATATTAGGTAAAAATCCACTATTAGGTATTTTGACAGGTGCTCTTGTAACAGCGGTTATCCAAAGCTCTTCAGCTTCTGTTGGTATTCTGCAGGCGTTAGCGACAGCTGCCCTTGTACCTTGGGATTCAGCGATTTACATTATTTTAGGACAAAACATAGGAACTTGTATTACTGCCATCCTTTCTAGTATAGGTGCTAGTAAAAATGCTAAAAGAGCAGCTACAGTTCACTTCTTATTTAACTTATTGGGCTCAATTCTGTTTGCAATTCTAGCACTCATTGGTTTCAAGTTTGTAGCACCAGAATTAGGTTCTGTGAGTATTGAAGTGACACATATTAGTATGGTTCACACTATATTTAATGTGCTTAATACCTTTTTATTATTCCCATTTGCAAGTGTACTTGTTTATCTGGCTGAACATATTATTCCAGGGAATGATACGGCTGAAGAAGGAGAACTTCAGCATCTGGATGAGCGTATCCTCGAAACACCAACCTTTGCTGTAGAAAATGCAGTTAAAGAAGTCGTACGTATGGGTAATATTGCAGAACAAAATGCAAAAGTAGCAGTACAAGCATTATTTGATAAGGATGAAAAGAAAATACAAGAAGTTTTCGACCGCGAAAAAATTATCAACCAATTGCAACACGGCATTAATCATTACCTCGTTAAATTAAGTAATGTTTCTCTTTCGGAACATGAACATACAGTTATTACAGGATTATTCCATACTGTAAGTGACATTGAACGTGTTGGTGACCATGCAGAAAACATCGCAGAATTGGCGCAAAGCTTAATTGAAAAAGACTTGAATTTTTCTAAAACAGCTATAGATGAGCTTAAAGAGATTACAGATACAGCTATTAAATGCTTTGAATTATCACTTCAAGCCTACGAGTTTGGAGATAAGACCATTGCAAAAAATGCATTACCATTAGAAGAGAGTGTAGATGCCATGGAAGCAAAATTACGTTCTCGTCATATGAAACGTCTTGCTTCTAATACTTGTGACTCTTTGGCCGGTATTGTGTTCTTAGATACAGTTAGTAATGTGGAACGTATTTCAGACCATGCCTCTAATATTGCACAAACCATTTTAGATGAAAATAGGTCATTAACAACAGAAGAATTGAATCTTCATCCTATTGCATAA
- the tpiA gene encoding triose-phosphate isomerase, translating to MRKKIVAGNWKMNMTPAKAVELINSLKNEINTTDVDVVVCPPFVCLPAVLDAVKGTNIAVGAQNMHFEENGAYTGEIAPSMLVELGVKYVIIGHSERRQYFAETDVTVNKKVLKAIEHNLVPILCVGESLEEREQGITIDLVRLQTKVALKDVKAEDAKKVVIAYEPIWAIGTGKTATSAQAEEVCKAIREVVAEVYGQEVADEVRVQYGGSVNAGNANELFNMGNIDGGLVGGASLKAEFTSIVNY from the coding sequence ATGCGTAAAAAAATCGTTGCTGGTAACTGGAAAATGAACATGACTCCAGCTAAAGCTGTAGAACTTATCAATTCTTTAAAAAATGAAATCAATACAACTGATGTTGACGTAGTAGTATGTCCACCATTTGTATGCCTTCCAGCTGTACTTGATGCAGTTAAAGGAACAAACATTGCTGTAGGTGCACAAAACATGCACTTTGAAGAAAATGGTGCTTATACAGGTGAAATCGCTCCAAGCATGCTTGTAGAGCTTGGTGTTAAATATGTGATTATTGGTCACTCAGAAAGAAGACAATATTTCGCTGAAACAGATGTAACAGTTAATAAAAAAGTATTAAAAGCTATTGAGCATAACTTAGTACCAATCCTTTGTGTTGGTGAAAGTTTAGAAGAAAGAGAACAAGGCATTACAATCGACCTTGTACGTCTTCAAACAAAAGTTGCTCTTAAAGATGTAAAAGCAGAAGATGCTAAAAAAGTAGTAATTGCTTATGAACCAATCTGGGCAATCGGAACAGGTAAAACAGCTACTTCAGCTCAAGCTGAAGAGGTATGTAAAGCCATTAGAGAAGTAGTTGCTGAAGTTTATGGACAAGAAGTTGCTGATGAAGTACGTGTTCAATACGGCGGTAGCGTAAATGCTGGTAATGCAAATGAATTATTCAACATGGGTAACATTGATGGTGGCCTTGTTGGTGGTGCTTCTCTTAAAGCTGAATTTACTTCAATCGTTAACTACTAA
- a CDS encoding phosphoglycerate kinase — protein MLNKKTVDDLTNLQGKKVLVRCDFNVPLKEGVIQNYNRIDGAIPTIKKLLDQGAKVILCSHLGKPKGEAVPELSLAPVAVALSERLGVEVKFVDDAKVTGPETQKVAADLKEGEVLLLQNTRYRVEETKYGKDENAAEYAKELAALCDNEVFVNDAFGTAHRAHCSNVGVTKFTKENVVGYLMQKEIKFLGEAVENPVRPFVAILGGAKVSDKIAVINNLLDKVDTLIIGGGMAYTFLKAQGQEVGNSLLEEDKMDYALEMVKKAEAKGVKLLLPVDHVVGKTFANDTERATVDTIEAGWSGFDIGPKTIELYKDALAGAKTVVWNGPMGVFEFENFAAGTLAVCGAVADLADATTVVGGGDSVNAVKRLGFADKMSHISTGGGASLEFLEGKELPGVAAADNK, from the coding sequence ATGTTAAACAAAAAAACAGTAGATGATTTAACAAATCTTCAAGGCAAAAAAGTCCTTGTTCGTTGTGATTTCAACGTACCTTTAAAAGAAGGCGTTATCCAAAACTACAACCGTATTGATGGTGCTATCCCAACAATTAAAAAATTATTAGATCAAGGTGCAAAAGTTATCCTTTGCTCACACCTTGGTAAACCAAAAGGAGAAGCTGTTCCAGAGTTATCTTTAGCTCCAGTTGCAGTTGCTCTTTCAGAAAGACTTGGCGTAGAAGTTAAATTCGTAGATGATGCTAAAGTAACAGGTCCAGAAACACAAAAAGTAGCTGCTGACCTTAAAGAGGGTGAAGTATTATTACTTCAAAACACTCGTTACAGAGTAGAAGAAACAAAATACGGTAAAGATGAAAATGCAGCAGAGTATGCTAAAGAACTCGCAGCTCTTTGCGATAATGAAGTATTCGTAAATGATGCATTTGGTACAGCTCACCGTGCACACTGCTCAAACGTTGGTGTAACTAAATTCACTAAAGAAAACGTAGTAGGCTACTTAATGCAAAAAGAAATTAAATTCTTAGGCGAAGCTGTAGAAAATCCAGTTCGTCCATTCGTAGCTATCCTTGGTGGTGCTAAAGTATCTGATAAAATCGCTGTAATCAACAACCTTCTTGATAAAGTAGATACACTTATCATCGGTGGTGGTATGGCTTATACATTCCTTAAAGCTCAAGGTCAAGAAGTTGGTAACTCTCTTCTTGAAGAAGACAAAATGGATTATGCTTTAGAAATGGTTAAAAAAGCTGAAGCTAAAGGTGTTAAACTTTTACTTCCAGTTGACCACGTAGTTGGTAAAACATTTGCTAACGATACAGAAAGAGCTACAGTTGACACAATCGAAGCTGGTTGGTCAGGATTCGATATCGGACCAAAAACAATCGAGTTATACAAAGATGCTTTAGCTGGAGCTAAAACAGTTGTATGGAATGGACCTATGGGTGTATTCGAATTTGAAAACTTTGCAGCTGGTACGCTTGCAGTATGTGGTGCAGTAGCTGATCTTGCAGATGCTACAACAGTAGTTGGTGGAGGAGACTCTGTAAATGCTGTTAAACGTCTTGGTTTTGCTGATAAAATGAGCCACATCTCTACAGGTGGTGGTGCATCACTTGAATTCTTAGAAGGTAAAGAACTTCCAGGTGTAGCAGCAGCTGATAACAAATAA
- a CDS encoding Na/Pi cotransporter family protein, whose amino-acid sequence MAEINWLELGLNFLGGFGLFLFGMEFMGKGLQKAAGSKMKNLLGILTSNRFLGVLVGAGVTALIQSSSATTVMIVGFVNAGLMSLTQAVGVIMGANIGTTVTAWIVSLGEWTQFLKPSVLAPIFIVAGVGLMMFAKKSQARSIGQILFGFGGLFLGLDMMSGAAKPLSGLEGVRNLFVVLGSNPFLGILTGAVVTAIIQSSSASVGILQALALAGLVPWSSAIYIILGQNIGTCVTALLSSIGAGVNAKRAAFIHFLFNLIGSVIFMILAIIAFQFLVPQYQNILINVTDISIVHTTFNLLNTLILFPFAGTLVYLAEHIIKGKEQSEEGLQHLDERIIETPSFAIENAIKEVIRMGRIASQNVDTAINALFERDEKKIQQVFDRERSINAMQQSINMYLVKLSNASLSEKEHLTVTGLFHMVSDIERVGDHADNIAELAVSLKEQDLKFSEQAQKELKDISSIALNCFETALKAYEFSDRSIAQQVLPLEMQVDKLEEKLRSRHMKRLVEERCDPLAGILFLDMISNVERISDHASNIAMLILDENRILASEE is encoded by the coding sequence ATGGCAGAAATAAATTGGCTTGAATTGGGTTTAAATTTTTTAGGAGGCTTTGGCCTCTTCTTATTTGGCATGGAATTTATGGGGAAAGGTCTTCAAAAAGCGGCCGGTAGCAAGATGAAAAACTTACTAGGTATCCTTACTAGTAACCGTTTCTTAGGTGTGCTTGTAGGAGCGGGTGTAACAGCTTTGATACAAAGTTCATCGGCAACTACAGTTATGATAGTAGGTTTTGTAAATGCAGGGCTTATGTCTTTAACCCAAGCTGTAGGTGTGATTATGGGAGCTAATATAGGAACTACGGTAACAGCGTGGATTGTCTCCTTAGGTGAGTGGACCCAGTTTTTAAAGCCTTCTGTATTAGCACCGATTTTTATTGTCGCAGGTGTTGGTTTAATGATGTTTGCTAAGAAGTCACAAGCAAGGTCTATAGGACAAATCTTATTTGGTTTTGGTGGTTTATTTTTAGGACTTGATATGATGAGTGGTGCAGCTAAACCCCTAAGTGGACTAGAAGGTGTACGCAATCTGTTTGTGGTGCTTGGTAGTAATCCTTTCTTGGGTATTCTAACCGGAGCTGTGGTAACGGCTATTATACAAAGTTCTTCGGCTTCAGTAGGCATTCTTCAAGCATTAGCACTGGCGGGGCTTGTGCCTTGGAGTTCGGCTATTTATATTATTTTAGGACAAAATATTGGTACCTGTGTGACTGCTCTTTTATCAAGCATAGGTGCAGGTGTAAATGCAAAAAGAGCTGCTTTTATCCACTTTTTATTTAATTTGATTGGCTCTGTTATATTTATGATTTTGGCAATTATAGCTTTTCAATTTCTTGTACCACAATACCAAAATATATTAATTAATGTTACAGATATTAGTATTGTTCATACGACCTTTAATTTACTTAATACATTAATACTTTTTCCTTTCGCAGGTACGCTGGTATATCTGGCTGAACACATTATTAAAGGAAAGGAACAGTCTGAAGAAGGTTTACAACATTTAGATGAAAGAATTATAGAAACACCATCCTTTGCTATTGAAAATGCTATTAAAGAAGTTATTCGTATGGGACGTATTGCATCTCAAAATGTAGATACAGCTATTAATGCTCTTTTTGAAAGAGATGAAAAGAAAATACAGCAAGTATTTGATAGAGAAAGAAGCATTAATGCTATGCAACAAAGTATTAACATGTATCTTGTTAAATTAAGTAATGCCTCACTTTCTGAGAAAGAACATTTAACAGTAACAGGACTCTTTCATATGGTAAGTGATATTGAACGTGTAGGTGATCATGCGGATAATATTGCAGAGTTAGCAGTTAGTTTAAAAGAACAAGACTTGAAATTTTCAGAGCAGGCACAAAAAGAATTAAAAGATATTTCTAGCATAGCACTGAATTGTTTTGAAACAGCGCTTAAAGCTTATGAATTTAGTGATAGAAGTATAGCGCAACAAGTCTTACCATTAGAAATGCAAGTAGATAAGTTAGAAGAAAAATTACGTTCTAGACATATGAAGCGTTTAGTAGAAGAGCGCTGCGATCCTTTAGCAGGTATTCTCTTTTTGGACATGATTAGTAATGTAGAGCGTATTTCAGATCATGCTTCCAATATCGCCATGCTTATTTTAGATGAAAATAGAATTTTAGCCAGTGAAGAATAA
- a CDS encoding sugar-binding transcriptional regulator, with the protein MQNKIVAVEKLLPEAIELFKVRYALLQTIMQKGPIGRRSLTTHLALSERTIRGEVDKLAQNGLVAVTVQGIIITKPGEEVLNTLYLPLHYLEALTRQEEELKEKLGLKRAIILKGNLEQDEETKTSLGFAVSSLLEEMLTAHTTIAITGGTTMANMVHYMPKSQQHYENLHVLPARGSVGQRVELHANTIAVELANKLGGMYEILTIPDNLSHQSISLIKNEPQIEKLLQKLGKTDMIIFGIGNALKMAKHRKEPQEVLNLLEQKTAVAEAFRHYFNAEGQVVYASEVIGVAPDMAKKIPIRIAVAGGKSKAEAILATRSLLQEGYLIVDEDAATAILNHLAVKG; encoded by the coding sequence ATGCAAAATAAGATTGTAGCAGTAGAAAAACTACTTCCAGAAGCCATAGAGTTATTTAAAGTACGTTATGCTTTACTGCAAACCATTATGCAAAAAGGGCCTATTGGTAGAAGAAGCTTAACGACTCATCTAGCACTTTCAGAACGCACGATTAGAGGAGAAGTAGATAAATTAGCACAAAACGGACTAGTAGCTGTTACAGTGCAAGGCATTATTATTACGAAGCCTGGAGAAGAGGTTTTAAATACTTTATATCTTCCACTCCACTATTTAGAAGCACTTACAAGGCAGGAAGAAGAACTTAAAGAAAAGCTTGGTTTAAAACGTGCCATTATTTTAAAAGGTAACCTAGAGCAAGATGAAGAAACGAAAACAAGTCTTGGCTTTGCTGTTAGCAGTTTATTAGAAGAAATGTTAACTGCACATACGACCATAGCCATTACTGGTGGAACCACCATGGCTAACATGGTACATTATATGCCTAAGAGTCAGCAGCATTATGAGAATTTACATGTCTTGCCTGCTAGAGGAAGTGTGGGTCAAAGAGTAGAGCTTCATGCTAACACCATTGCAGTAGAATTAGCCAATAAATTAGGTGGTATGTATGAGATTTTAACAATCCCTGACAACCTTAGTCATCAATCGATTAGCCTAATAAAAAACGAACCACAAATAGAAAAATTATTGCAAAAACTAGGGAAAACAGATATGATTATATTTGGAATAGGTAATGCCCTAAAAATGGCAAAACATCGTAAAGAACCACAAGAGGTACTTAATCTATTAGAGCAAAAGACGGCAGTAGCTGAGGCATTTAGACATTATTTTAATGCAGAAGGACAAGTTGTTTATGCTTCAGAGGTGATAGGTGTGGCGCCAGATATGGCAAAGAAAATTCCTATTCGTATTGCAGTAGCTGGTGGCAAGAGTAAAGCAGAAGCCATTTTAGCCACAAGGTCACTTCTTCAAGAAGGTTATCTTATTGTAGATGAGGATGCAGCTACAGCGATTTTAAATCACTTAGCCGTTAAAGGTTAA
- the gpmI gene encoding 2,3-bisphosphoglycerate-independent phosphoglycerate mutase, with protein sequence MSKQTTLLLILDGFGINENMEANAIAEANKPNIDAIMKKYPTVKGYASGMAVGLPDGQMGNSEVGHLNMGAGRIVYQQLTSITKAIQDGEFFKNEALLKAMNVCKTNGSALHLFGLLSDGGVHSHIEHLYGLLEMAKKEGLEKVYVHAFLDGRDTPPASGKSFVEALVAKMKEIGVGQIASLSGRYYAMDRDNRWDRVEKAYNAIALGKGEEGTDPVQVMADSYAKEVNDEFVIPTVITKDGKAIGAIKAEDAVVFFNFRPDRAREMTRVFCDPAFNGFERERIGNSFTTFTQYDITMPNTEVCFVPEELTNTFGEFLAKNGKTQLRIAETEKYAHVTFFFNGGEEDPNEGEDRILVPSPKVATYDLQPEMSVPEVTEKLEAAIRSGKYDVIICNFANPDMVGHTGNLEAAKKAIEAVDTAVGKVITAIEETNGYAFICADHGNAEQMIDPETGGAFTAHTTNPVPFVLVNYKEGVTLKEGGKLADIAPTLIEMMGMEKPAEMTGESLLVK encoded by the coding sequence ATGAGTAAACAAACAACCTTATTACTCATTCTGGATGGATTCGGTATCAATGAAAACATGGAAGCTAATGCAATTGCCGAAGCTAACAAACCAAATATTGATGCCATTATGAAGAAATATCCTACTGTAAAAGGCTATGCTAGTGGTATGGCTGTAGGTCTTCCAGATGGACAAATGGGTAATTCAGAAGTTGGTCACCTAAATATGGGTGCTGGACGTATTGTCTACCAACAACTTACAAGTATTACAAAAGCCATCCAAGATGGGGAATTCTTTAAAAATGAAGCTTTATTAAAAGCAATGAACGTTTGTAAAACAAACGGTAGTGCACTTCACTTATTTGGTTTATTATCAGATGGTGGTGTACACAGCCATATCGAGCACCTTTATGGTCTTCTTGAAATGGCTAAAAAAGAAGGTTTAGAAAAAGTATATGTACACGCTTTCTTAGACGGAAGAGATACACCACCTGCATCAGGTAAAAGCTTCGTTGAAGCATTAGTAGCTAAAATGAAAGAAATTGGTGTAGGACAAATCGCATCTTTATCAGGTCGTTACTATGCAATGGACCGTGATAATAGATGGGACCGTGTAGAAAAGGCATACAATGCAATTGCTTTAGGAAAAGGTGAAGAAGGAACTGATCCTGTACAAGTAATGGCTGATTCTTATGCAAAAGAAGTCAATGACGAATTCGTTATTCCCACAGTCATTACAAAAGATGGCAAAGCTATTGGTGCTATTAAAGCAGAAGATGCAGTAGTATTCTTTAACTTTAGACCAGACCGTGCACGTGAAATGACTCGTGTATTCTGTGACCCAGCATTCAACGGTTTTGAGAGAGAACGTATTGGTAATAGCTTTACGACTTTCACACAATACGATATTACAATGCCAAATACAGAAGTTTGTTTCGTTCCAGAAGAACTTACTAATACTTTTGGTGAGTTCCTTGCTAAAAATGGTAAAACACAACTTCGTATTGCAGAAACAGAAAAATATGCACACGTTACTTTCTTCTTCAATGGCGGTGAAGAAGATCCTAACGAAGGAGAAGATAGAATTCTTGTACCATCTCCAAAAGTTGCAACTTATGACTTACAACCAGAAATGAGTGTACCAGAAGTAACAGAGAAACTTGAAGCTGCTATCCGCAGTGGTAAATATGATGTGATTATCTGTAACTTTGCTAACCCAGATATGGTTGGTCATACAGGTAACCTTGAAGCAGCTAAAAAAGCAATTGAAGCTGTGGATACAGCAGTAGGTAAAGTGATTACTGCCATTGAAGAAACAAATGGATATGCTTTCATTTGTGCAGACCATGGGAATGCAGAACAAATGATTGATCCAGAAACAGGTGGTGCATTTACTGCACACACCACTAACCCAGTACCATTCGTCCTTGTTAATTATAAAGAAGGCGTAACACTTAAAGAAGGCGGTAAACTTGCAGATATCGCTCCAACTTTAATTGAAATGATGGGAATGGAAAAACCAGCAGAAATGACTGGTGAATCTTTATTAGTAAAATAA
- the nifU gene encoding Fe-S cluster assembly scaffold protein NifU: protein MYSEKVMDHFMNPRNVGEIENASGVGTVGNAKCGDIMKVYLQIEDGIIKDAKFKTFGCGAAVATSSMATELVIGKTIEEALKITNKSVAEALDGLPPVKMHCSLLAEESLHAALWDYAKKNNITIEGLKEPVADVHDHDHHDHDHEEGSGCC from the coding sequence ATGTATAGTGAAAAAGTTATGGATCATTTTATGAATCCAAGAAATGTTGGTGAAATTGAAAATGCTAGTGGTGTTGGTACAGTAGGAAATGCAAAATGCGGAGATATTATGAAAGTATATCTTCAAATAGAAGATGGTATTATTAAAGATGCTAAATTTAAGACATTTGGTTGTGGTGCAGCTGTAGCAACAAGTTCAATGGCAACAGAACTTGTTATTGGCAAAACCATTGAAGAAGCTTTAAAGATTACAAATAAATCAGTAGCAGAAGCTCTAGATGGCCTTCCACCAGTAAAAATGCACTGTTCACTACTTGCAGAAGAATCACTTCACGCAGCACTTTGGGATTATGCGAAAAAGAACAATATTACTATTGAAGGATTAAAAGAACCAGTAGCAGACGTACATGACCATGATCATCACGACCACGATCATGAAGAAGGTTCTGGTTGTTGCTAA
- the mnmA gene encoding tRNA 2-thiouridine(34) synthase MnmA, producing the protein MSETTKKKVVVGMSGGVDSSVTAYLLKEQGYEVIGMTMQIWQEGAPEDSDGGCCGLSAVDDARRVCQKLDIPHYVVNFRSDFKKHVIDYFLDEYQNARTPNPCIACNRYVKWESMLQKALQIGADYIATGHYARVIRDEVTGRYSLKQSKTLAKDQTYALYNLTQHQLAHTLMPLGDYTKDEVRAIAKEIGLAVATKPDSQEICFVPDNNYAKYIEEETGKKPVVGNFVNKDGKVLGKHKGIIHYTIGQRKGLGLSLGKPGFVQRINQKTNEVVIGDNEDLFDTTVTANQVNFMPFEHLEGEMHCLGKIRYNQAPQPCTIKMIDEDTIQCIFDEKQRAITPGQALVLYDGDKLIGGGTIL; encoded by the coding sequence ATGAGTGAAACGACTAAGAAGAAAGTAGTAGTAGGTATGTCAGGGGGCGTAGATAGCTCGGTTACGGCGTATCTTTTAAAAGAGCAAGGCTATGAAGTCATTGGGATGACTATGCAAATCTGGCAAGAAGGAGCGCCTGAAGACAGTGATGGTGGTTGCTGTGGCCTCTCCGCTGTAGATGATGCAAGAAGAGTTTGCCAAAAGCTTGATATACCTCACTATGTAGTTAACTTTAGAAGTGATTTTAAAAAGCATGTCATAGATTACTTTTTAGATGAATACCAAAATGCACGAACACCTAATCCTTGTATTGCATGTAATCGCTATGTGAAGTGGGAATCTATGCTACAAAAAGCATTGCAAATAGGAGCAGATTATATTGCAACAGGTCACTACGCTAGAGTCATCAGAGATGAAGTAACAGGACGTTATAGTCTTAAACAGTCAAAAACTTTAGCAAAGGACCAAACTTATGCCCTTTATAATTTAACACAGCATCAATTAGCTCATACTTTAATGCCTTTAGGAGACTATACAAAGGATGAGGTAAGAGCTATTGCAAAAGAAATAGGACTTGCTGTGGCTACTAAACCAGATAGTCAAGAAATTTGTTTTGTACCAGACAATAACTATGCAAAATATATTGAAGAAGAGACCGGCAAAAAACCAGTAGTAGGTAATTTTGTTAATAAAGACGGCAAAGTATTAGGTAAACATAAAGGGATTATTCATTATACCATTGGCCAAAGAAAAGGCTTAGGTTTATCTTTAGGCAAACCAGGCTTTGTACAACGTATTAATCAAAAAACCAATGAAGTGGTTATTGGAGATAATGAGGATTTATTTGATACAACGGTAACGGCTAATCAAGTTAATTTCATGCCTTTTGAACACTTAGAGGGTGAAATGCACTGTTTAGGTAAGATCAGATACAATCAAGCACCACAACCTTGTACGATAAAAATGATAGATGAAGATACAATTCAGTGTATCTTTGATGAGAAGCAACGTGCCATTACGCCTGGACAAGCGCTTGTACTTTATGATGGGGACAAGCTTATTGGTGGCGGAACGATTTTATAA